A window of Phacochoerus africanus isolate WHEZ1 chromosome 11, ROS_Pafr_v1, whole genome shotgun sequence genomic DNA:
GggttatgttttgtaaataattcttCTTGCACTCCTGCTCCACCTATGCAAACTGATGAAAAACCTGTCAcacaacatgttttaaaataacatcaggagttcccgttgtggcgcagtggttaacgaatccgactaggaaccatgaggttgcgggttcggtccctgccctttctcagtgggttaaggatccggcgttgccgtgagctgtggtgtaggttgcagacgcggctcggatcccgcgttgctgtggctctggcgtaggccagtggctacagctccgattagacccctagcctgggaacctccatatgccgcgggagcggcccaaagaaatagcaacaacaacaacaacaacaacaacaaaaaagacaaaaaaaaataaataaaataacatcaatTCTTTATACTGTTCTGTCATACATCGTCCATCTCCTCTTGCACCTGTACTCCTGTTAACGGCCAGATTACGCAGAACCTCCTGTTGGATACCAAATTTTAAGGCAACATCATCTGCATAACACGCAAACTGGGACCACTCATGATTACAGAGAAAGTCTCTTTCTCCTTTGCCCTTGGTCTAAACTCTGGCTCTCTTCTCTGATAACATTCGGGCAATGCCACGACAGATGTCCTTGGTCTTAATGCTGTAAACAATGGGGTTGACAATAGATGGGAAGAAGAGGTAAGCACTGGCCATCGTGGTGGGCACCCAAGGGGGCGCACGGTGCCCAAAGCGGTGCACCATAGACAAGCCAATCATAGGCACATAGTACGCCAGCACGGCACAGACGTGTGAGCCACATGTGCTGAGGGCTTTCCTCCGCCCCACGCCCGTGGTAATACTCAGTACAGTGTGGAGTATGAGCCCATAAGAGACCACAATGAGCAGCGAATCTAGCCCAAAAGTGGAGCTGACAATGAAAAGTCCGTAGATATTGTTGCCAGAAATGTCCCCGCAAGGTAGATGGATAAGGTTGGGGTGGAGACAATAGGAATGGGAGAGGGTATTATGGCCACAGAAGGGCAGGCGCCTTAAGAGCATGGGCAATGGGGCCATGAGTATAATGCTCCTCAGCCCAATAATAGCGCCTGCGCCACAAATGCGGGGCGCAGTCAGGATGGCCGTGTAGCGCAGTGGATTGCAGATGGCCACGAACCGGTCCACAGACATGGCGAGCAGCACAGCCGACTCCGTGATGGAGAAGGAATGGATGGAGAACATCTGGAGAAGGCATGCATCAAAACCAATCTCTGTGGCGCCCAGAAGGAAGACGCCCAGCACGGTAGGCAGAGTGGATGCAGAGACACCAACCTCAGCCAGGGCCAACATGGCAAGAAAAAAGTACATGGGCTGGTGTAGAGCCGTGTCTGTCCTGATGACGTGGAGAATGGTGCCATTCCCAAGGAAGATGATGAAGTACAACAAGCAGAAGAGGATGGGTGTCCAGGTGTGCTCTGCCTCCAGCCCGGGGATGCCGACTAGAACGAACGTTGTTGGCAAGAACGCCAAAGAGCTGTTGGCGTTCTTCATGTCGACGTCACCTTCCACGAGATCGGCGCTGCCTTGAAAGTTAAAAATAGTCCAGTGAGACGACGTTATAGCGGAGAAAGCCTCCTGGACACTgaggaagaagaagacaaaggTCACAGACTCAGGAGGCCAAGGTCTCATGCCTGAAAATCGAGCGATGGCCACCGTCAGGATGCTCATGGTTTTAAGGAAGTTAAAGTCTCCATCAGAGGCAAGTTCCAGGTTAAGGGAAAAATCATCCAGGAAAATGGTCTGCACCTTGAATCTGCTAAAGAAGAAATGGATGCCCTGTCTTGGTGTGAAATGTCTGAGTCTGGAAAGCTGCTCGGGAGACAAGTATGTGCAGGCAGTCTCAGCATAAGATATGGAATAATGCCCGGGACAGATGGGCAGAGATATTATTGGTAAATAATATAGATACAAGGCAACGACTCAGTATATAAAGACAGCTAAAATACCTGATAAACTAATATAGAGGTATAAACATTTGAGTTCCAAAGCAAGGCTGAGAAGTGACAGTGACCAGAGCCCAGAGCAAGTGACCAAAAAGTTAAACTAGAAAATAATAGAGTTTGGACCCTCCCTGGATTTGGCGGTTCTGGGCTTTGAGGAAGCTCCCGAACAAATTCTGTGTAAAGGACAGAATGAGGTAGGAACCAAGGTTGGTAGATGTGTGTGGAGATTTTAAGGCTCATGGAAATATTCTGTTATGATTGAAATGGCGCAGAACCCCCTATGGTCCTCCCCTCCCCgtgccctctgcctgcctttgtCTGTA
This region includes:
- the LOC125110676 gene encoding olfactory receptor 51G2-like — protein: MKNANSSLAFLPTTFVLVGIPGLEAEHTWTPILFCLLYFIIFLGNGTILHVIRTDTALHQPMYFFLAMLALAEVGVSASTLPTVLGVFLLGATEIGFDACLLQMFSIHSFSITESAVLLAMSVDRFVAICNPLRYTAILTAPRICGAGAIIGLRSIILMAPLPMLLRRLPFCGHNTLSHSYCLHPNLIHLPCGDISGNNIYGLFIVSSTFGLDSLLIVVSYGLILHTVLSITTGVGRRKALSTCGSHVCAVLAYYVPMIGLSMVHRFGHRAPPWVPTTMASAYLFFPSIVNPIVYSIKTKDICRGIARMLSEKRARV